The Vitis vinifera cultivar Pinot Noir 40024 chromosome 18, ASM3070453v1 region TTGAGCtcttcatagaatctagaggcatGAGCCcgtgacccaaagtcgttcatgtcatccacaaccttaactTGTtagtagcatctagagcctttagctcactacccaaagtcattcatgttaattgtcgccctgagttgttcatagtgtctagagccctgagctcacgacctagagtcattcatatcttccacaaccatgagcagttcatagcatctagtggcttgagctcatgacacggAATCGTTCAAATCATCCACAACCTAGAGTGGTTCATAGCATTTAcaggcctaagctcatgggatcctaagtcgttcatatcattcacaaccctaagttgttcataccttctagagccctaagctcaagacccagagtctttcatgtcaaccactaccttgagttgttcataatatctaaagcTTTAAGCTCATAACCCGGAGTTggtcatgtcatccatagccttgagttgttgagAGCATCTAGTgctttgagctcacgacccggagacgtttatgtcatccacagccttgagcttttcatagcatctagagccttaagatCACAACTTCGAGCCGTTCATGTCTTCCATAGCtctgagtagttcatagcatctagaggcttgagcttaggaagtagaatcgttcatatcatccacaaccctaagtgaTTCGTAACATCTAGAGgattgagctcatgggatcctaacccattcatatcatccacaactctgagctattcatagcatccaaagccctaagctcacgacccagagtagctcatgtcatccacagccctgagttgttcatagcatctagatccttgagctcacgacttagaaTCATTCACGTCAACCATAATCCTGAGTTGTAGTACCATAACTATTACTGTCACCGTCATCGTTACAATTACCATTATTGTCACCGTCATTGTTACCGTATTCATAATAGTTAAAGTGACCATTACCGTGACAGTTACCATTATCATCACCGTTACTGTAACCGTTACCGTTATCGTCACCATAACCATGACTGTAACCGTTACAGTCACCGTCACCTCACTGTCACCATTACCGGTACAATTACTGTCAAagtcaccattaccgtcataGTAACCGTTACCGTAACCGCAACCGTAACAGTTACCGTAACCGCAACCATACCGTTACCGTAACCGCAACCGTAACCGTTACCGTAACTgttaccgtcactgttaccgtcaccgttaccgctTCCATTATAGTTACTATTATCGTcatcgttaccgtcaccgttactgttaccgtcactTTTATCATTACCTTTATCATTACCATTATTTTTACTGTCACAGTTATAGTTACCGTTATCGtaaccattaccgtcatctttaTTGTGACCGTTATCGTGATTGTGaccgttaccatcactattATCATAACCGTCactattaccattaccgtcatcgttaccgtGATCGTGACTGTTATCGTGACCATTTTCGTCACCGTTATTGTTACTGTGATCGTGACCATTTTCGTCACCGTTATCATTACCATTactattaccattaccgttaatgttaccgtcaccgttactgtGATCGATACCATTACTCTCATCATTACTATGACTGTTACCGATACAGTgaccattaccatcaccattactatgaccgtcaccgtcaccgttaccgtccATTATCGTTACAGTCATCATCACTGTCACTATCACTATTATCGTTATTGATTTTGTTATTGTTACCATCATCGTTACTCTTACCATTCTCGTTACCATTATCGTGATCGTTACCAtaaccgttaccatcaccgttaccattatcgtcaccattaccgtcaccgtcaccgttaccatcactgttTCAATCACCCtgaccatcaccattaccgtgACTATTACCTTTACCATTAATGACCGTCACTGTTACTGTGATCATTACTATTACCGTCATCGTTATCGTTATTATCACCGTAACCAATACcatcaccgtcaccgttatcgttaccgttactgtcaccgtAACCAATACGATCATCGTCACCGTAATTGTTACCATAATCATTACTATCACCATCAATTACCATTATTGTCACCTTCACCGTAACCATAACCGTTAAAGTGACCGTTACCGTGACAGTTACCATTATCTTGATCGTTACTAtaaccattaccgttaccatcatcgTAACCGTTACCGTCATTGTCACCTCACTGTCACCGTTTCCATTACAATCATAGTCactattaccgttaccatcaccgtaaCCATTACAGTAACCGTAaccgttatcgtcaccgttaccatcatcgTTACCGTAACCGTTACTGTTACAGTTACCTTTACCATTATCGTAATTTTTACCATTACCATTATAGTTACAATTATAGTAGCCATTACCATCACCATAACCATTActgtcaccattaccatcacaGTTGCTGTGACCGTTATTGTGACCGTgacaccgttaccattaccattaccgtcaccgtgACCGTTTTCGTCACCGTTATCATTACCCTTACccttaccattaccgttaccgttaccattaccgttactatTATCATCACTATTACCATTGCAGTAACCgtcactgttaccgttaccattatcaTCACCGTTACGATTAttattaccgttaccattaccatcaccattatcgttaccgtcatcgttactGTTACCGTTACTATTACCGTCATTGTTACTGTTACCTTTATCGTTACCTTAATttttaccatcaccgttacagTTATAGTTATAGTAgccattaccgttaccattaccgtcaccataACCATTACTGTCACCATTATCGTCACAGTTATTGTGACTGTTATCGTGACCGTgactgttaccatcaccattactaTAACCGTCACTATTACCATTACCCTCACCATTACCGTGACCGTGACCGTTTTtgtcaccgttatcgttaccattaccattaccgttactatTACCATCGTAGTAACCGTCACTGTTATCGTTATCGTTatcatcaccattaccattattattactattaccgttatcgtcaccattaTCGTTTTCGTAATCGTGAACTTTATCGTCATCATTACAGTTATGGTGACCGTccccgttaccgttaccatcatcattaccatcaccattaccattacagttaccgttaccgtcaccattaccgtcattgtgaccgtcaccgttaccatcaccatcacaatcaccattaccgttaccatcaccattactgttactatcattgttaccgtcatcgttaccaTTACTATCACTGTTACCGTTACTATCATCGTTACCGTCATTATTACCATCAACGTCACTGTTATCATTACCAACACCGTTATcgttatcgttaccgttaccattactacTATCGTTTTCGATACAAGTATCGTCACCATTACAATGACCGTTACCATCATCATCACCGTAACTGTTACCAtaaccgttaccatcaccgttacaaTTATAATTATTGTCACCGTGACCGTTACGATTATCGTTACCGTAACCATAACCATTAAAGTGACTGTTACCATGAAAGTTATAATTATCGTCACTGTTACTAtaaccgttaccgttaccgttaccgtcactgtaaccattaccgtcaccatcACCTCACTGTCACCTTTATCGTTACCATTGTTGTCATagtcaccattaccattattGTCATCGTAACCATTACCGtaaccgttaccatcaccgtcaccatttccatcaccgttaccgtttccattaccgttactattattattatcattaccatcaccgttatcgttactGTTAGCGTCACTGTTACTGTTACCtttaccattaccgttatttTTACCGTCATCATTGTTACCGTTATTGTTACCATTATCGTCACTGTTATCGTCAATATCGCCATTACCATCACTGTTGCCATTACCATCATTGTTATCATTACCGTCATCGTAATCGTGATcgttatcgtcaccattaccgttaccatgACCGTGATCGTTACCATTTCCATCACTATTACTATTACCGTTAAAGTTATCATCACTGTTACTATTACCGTCAACGTCactattaccgttaccgtcaccgtttcCCTTATCATCACTgttaccgttactgtcaccgttatcaataccgtcaccgttatcattatcgttaccgttaccattaccattatcgTTACGGTCCAGGATACCTTTATCTTCACCGTTAACGTCAACGTCACGGTAACTGTTACCATAACCGTTACCGTCAACGTTACAatcaccgttactgttaccgtctttgttaccatcaccgttatcgttaccgttaccgttaccgttatagTGATTGTTACCGTAACCGTTACCATCATCGTtactatcaccgttaccgtcatcgttaccTTGACCGTGATTGTTACTGTAACCGTCATTGTTACCATCACCGTGACCGTCATAGTTATCGCCACCCtcaccgtcaccgtcaccgttaccatcattCTTTCAATCACCGTTACCGTGactattaccgttaccattactgttactaTTACCGTCACCTTTACAATAAGCATTACTATTATTGTCATCATTATCGTTAATGTCACCGTAACTAATATCGTCACCATTATCGTCACCGTGAATGTGACCATTACTGTGACCGCAATCATTACCATCacattaccgtcaccattaccatcaccgtcaccatcaccgttatcgTCACTGATACCATTATCATTACTCTCATCATTCTATGACTGGTATTGATATAgtgaccgttaccgtcaccattaccatgACCGTGACAGTTACTGTCACTATTACTGTTACCATTACAGTCATTATAATTGTCACCATCATCGTCACCGTTATtgttactgttaccattaccgtgACCATCACTGTAATCGCCATTACTGTCACTGTCACCGTTACTGTCACTGTTGttgttaccatcaccgtcaccattatcatcaccgtgaccgttaccattacagttaccgttaccgtcactattACCGTAATCATCACCATTATCGTTATAGTTATCATTTCCattactgttaccgtcaccgttaccgttaccatgaTTGTGTACGTtatcatcaccattaccgttaccgtgaCCGTCcccattaccattaccatcacaGTTATCGTCCCTATTATcgtcaccgttatcgttaccgttaccgtcactagTACCGTAACCGTCACTGTTACtattaccattactgttactgTCACCGTTATTGTCACCGTAAcaattaccgttaccgttaatattaccgtcaccgttactgtgatcgttaccattaccgttataGTGATCGTCACCACTATCACtacggtaatggtgacgatgacggtaacggtgacgatgacagtaacggtgatggtgacggtGACGATAACAATAACAGTAATGATGACGGTAACGGTCATGGTCacggtaacagtaatggtgacAATAACATTCACGATTACgataacagtaatggtaacggtgacggtaatggtaacggtaacggtaatggtaacggtaacggtaatggtaacgattACGGTGATGATAACGATAAAAGTAACAGTGACgctaacggtgacggtaatggtaacggtaacagtCACAGTAACTGTCACGGTCACGGTGATGGAaacggtgatggtgacggtGGCGATAACTATGACGGTAATGTCttggtaacggtgacgataacgaTGATGGTAACAGTTCTagtgacggtaacagtaacggtCATGGTCACGGTAACGATAACGGTTACAATAACGGTGACGATAACAATAATGAAAACGATTATGGTAAAGATAATGCTAACGATGACAGTAATGGTAAAGGTGACGGTGACAGTAATGGTTATGGTAACAGTTGCGGTGACGATGACGGTGACGATAACAGTATCGAAGAtagtaacagtaatggtaatggtaacaatAATGATAACGGTGTGGGTAAtgataacggtgacggtaacggtaacggtaatggtgactgtgatggtgatggtaacggtgacggtcacggtaacggtaatggtgacaatAACATTCACGATTACgataacagtaatggtaacagtgatggtaatggtaacagtgacAGTTATGGTAACGGTTACGGTGATGATAACGATAAAAGTAACAGTGACGcacggtgacggtaatggtaacggtaactgTCACGGTCACGGTGATGGAaacggtgatggtgacggtGGCGATAACTATGACGGTAACGTCttggtaatggtgacggtaacggtgatggtaacagttctagtgacggtaacggtaacggttacaataacggtgatggtaacaataataaaaatgattatggTAAAGATAATGCtaacgatgacggtaacggtaaagGTGACGGTGACAATAATGGTTATGGTAACAGTTACggtgatggtgacggtaacCGTCATtgtaacggtgacgataacaGTATCGAAGAtagtaacagtaatggtaatggtaacaatAACGATAACGGTGTGGGTAATAataacgatgacggtaacggtaacggtgacatTGATAGTAATGGTGATAGTAACAGTAAcgataacggtaatggtgactgtgatggtgatggtaacggtgacggtcaTGGTAATAGTGATGGTAATAGTGAGGGTAACGGTTTTGGcaatggtaatggtaacaatGACGGTGATGGTGATAGTTGCGGTAATGGTCCTGGTGATGGTTACGGTAACGGTCATAGTCACGGTCAAGGTAACTGTAACAGTAACGGTCATGGTAACTATAACGGTAACGGTCACGGTAATTGTAACGATAACGGTCACAGTCATGGTTACGATAACAATGATGGTAGCGGTAACGATTATAGTGATGGTGACCGTTACTATAACGGTTGCAGTAACGATTATGGTAAGAGTTGTGGTGACAGTAATGGTAACAATAGCGGTGATCGTAACGATAACAGTAACTATaatggtaacagtaatggtaacggtaacaatAATGGTAACAGCAACGATGACAATAACGGTGACGGTGATAGAAACGGTGACGATAACAGTGACAGAGACAATAATGGTAACGATGATGAttacggtaacggtaatggtgatagtgacggtgacggtaacggttaCGGTGATGGTAAAGGTTACGATGACAATGACACTAAAGATAACATTAATGGTGACGGTGATGATGACCGTAACGGTCACAGCcacggtgacggtaatggtaacaataGCGGCCACGATCACGGTAACAATGATGGTAACAGTGATAGTGGCGATAAAAATCACAAtcacggtgatggtaacggtgactatgacggtgatggtgatggtaacggtaacggtgatggtaatggtaacggtaatggtgatgggAAAAGTAAGAGTAACAATAAAGGCAGCGATTAGGTTACGGTGACTGTAACGGTGACAGTAACAGTGACAATGACAGTAACGGTGAAGGTGACAGCTACGACAATGGTTacggtaacggtaacagtaacggtaacaATAATGGTGATGGTGACCGTAATGGTAAATGTAAGGATGATGGTGACGACGGTGACAATAACAGTAGCAGTaatagtgacggtaacggtgactgTTACGATAATGGAGATAGTAACAACCATGATCACAAtaatggtaacagtaacggtgacgataactATGACTGTGATGATGGTAACAATAACGGCAACGGTAACGGTAGTGAAAACGTAAATGGAAATAATAACGGTAACAGTAAAGGTAACGATaatagtgatggtaacggtaatggttaTAGTAACGATGATGATAATGGTGACGAAAACGGTTACGGTAATGATGatagtgacggtaacggtgatggcgATGGTAACGATGACGGTAGCGGTTATGATGATGGTAAgggtgacggtgacggtaatggtaacgatgaCGGTAGCGGTTACGATGACGGTAagggtgacggtaacggtaacggtgatggtaacggttacgatgacggtaacggttaagatgacggtaacggtgatggtaactgttacggtgacagtaacggtgatggtaatggttACAGTGACGATAACGCTAATGGATACGGTGGCGGTAATAGTTATGGTGGcgataatggtaatggtaacggttaCGATGACGGTAACGATAACGAAAAGGGTTATAGTGACAgtaacggtaacgataatggtgacggtaacgtttacggtgatggtaacgataacggtgatggTCATGGTAATTGTGACGATAACagtaacgataacggtgatggtaacagtaacgATGATAGTAACGGTTATGGTGATGGTAATGATTATAGTTACGATGATGATAATAGTGACGAAAACGGTtatggtaacggtgatggtgatAGTAACAGTGACAGTAAAGGTAACGATGATAATAACGGTCACGGTCACGGTTACGATGACGGTAACAGTGACTAACGGTTATAGTGACGGTGATGATGACAGTAACGGTGACGTTTACAGTGACTGTAATAGTAACAATTACGGTGACAGTAATGTttatggtgatggtaacggtaacggtcaTAGTAATTGGGACGATAACAATAAATGTAATGGTAACGGTTACAATGACAGTAATGGTAAATCTGATAGTGACATTACCGGTGATGGTAATAGTTACGATGACAGTAATGGTTACAATGATGGTAACAGTGACAATAACGGTTACGGTGACAGTaatagtaatggtaacggttacgatgacggtaacggtgacggtaacgatTATAGTGATAGTAACAGTAACGGTTATAATGACGATAACGTTTACGGTGATGTAACGGTAACGATGACAGTCATGGTAATTGTGAcagtaacagtaacggtaatggtaatggtaacagtgacggtaacATTTACAGTGACGGTAATGGTTACGGTAATGGTTGCAATGACGGTAATGGCAATGGTGACGGTGACAGTGACGGTAACGATTACGCTCATGGTAATTATAACAGTAGCAATAGCGATAATGGTAATAGTAACAGTtacggtgacggtgacggtaacgcTGACGGTGAtagtaatggtgacggtaacggttaCAATAATGGTAATGGcaacggtaatggtaatggtgagGGTGACGATTACAGTTGCGGTGATGGTCCCAGTGATAGTTATGATAACGGTCACTGTCATTATAACGGTAACTATAGGGGTAATGGTCATGGTCATGGTTACGATAAAAGTGAAGGTAATAGTGACGATAACGATAACGGTGACTGTAACGGTTACAGTAACAATTACGGTAACGGGGATGGTAACGGTTATGGTAACGGTTACGTTAACAATTACGGTAACGGTTATGGTAACAGTTgtggtgacggtaatggtaacaataGCGGTGGTAGTAACGATAACAGTACAATCACGGTAACTATAACGGTAAcagtaacagtaatggtaacaaTAATGGTAATAGCAACGATGAGGATTATGGTGACGGTGacagtgacggtaacggtgatagagacgataacggtaatggtgaaGGTAATGATCATGGTCACGGTTCAATGACGATGACACTAAAGATAACGTTAATGGTGACGGTGACGATAGCGATAATGGTCAGAGTCACGATGACGGTAATGGTCACAGTCACGGTAACAATGATTGTAATTGCAACAGTGGCGGTAACGGTCACAGtcacggtgatggtaacggtgatgatGACGATAACGGTCACGGTCATAGTTACGATGACGGTCACAATGACTGTAACGGTGACAATGGCAGTAACGGTCACAATCATAGTGATGGTAACAGTGACGGTGACAATGATGGTAACGGTCAAGGTAACGGTTACGGTGGTGATGACACTAAAGATAACGGTAATGGTCACAAtcacggtgacggtaacggtcacGGTGGCGATAACGGTCACAGtcacggtgacggtaacggtcacGATGGCGGTAACGGTCATAGTCACGGTGATGATAACGGTCATGGTcacggtgacggtaatggtgacgggAAAAGTAATAGTAAAAATAATGGTAACGATTATGGTTACGGTTATCGTGActgtaacggtgacggtaatggtgaaGGTGACAGGTACGATAATTGTTACGATGATGGTAACAGTAACGATAACAATAACGGTGACGGTGATCGTAACGGTAAAGGTAAGGATGATGTTGACGGTGACTATAATAGTAACGATAATAGTGACGGTAATGATAATGGTGTTGGTAACGACCACGATCATGGCAACAATGACCGTAATGATGGCTGTGATGATAATCGTAACGATAACGGCAATGGTAACAGTAACGAAAACGGTAACAGTAATAATAACGGTAACGTTAAAGGTAATGATAAcagtgatggtaatggtaatggtaatagTAATGATGACTGTAACAATGATTAGAAGTGATGGAAACGGTTATGATGaaggtaacggtgatggtaatggtgacaATAATGGTTACGATGATGGTAAGAATAACGATTACAGTTACGGTGATGGTTATGATGACAGTAACGATTATGGTAACGGTAACTATTACGATAATGGTAATAGTAATGGTAACAGTGCtgataatggtaatggtaatagTGACGGTTACTAAgatggtaacggtgacagtaatggtaacgataacggtgatgataatggtaatggtaacgatgatagtgatgataatggtgacggtgacggtgatGGTGACAGTGAAGGTGACAgtaacagtgacggtaacggtaacaatAACGATAACAATTACAGTGATGGTCACAGTAACGATAACGATAACAATATCGGTGATGGTGACGGTGACAGTGACGATGACTGTAATGATAACAATGATTGTGACAATAACGATGACGGTcacggtaatggtgacgatcACTGTATCGGTAATAGTCATAGTAATCATGagagtaacggtaacggtgacaatGACAGTAACAGCTATGGTAATAATTACGGTAACGATGACAGTAACGACTATGGTAATAATTACGGTGACGATGACGGTAACGATCACagtaatggtgacgataacaATATCGAAGATGGTAACAGTAATGATAATGGTAATGATAATGGTGACGTTGACTGTAATAGTgacagtaacggtgacggtaacggtaatggtgactgtgatggtgacagtaatggtgacggtaatggtaacggtgacaatAATGGTAACAATAACGGTGATGGTGATGATAACGTGTGATTACGGTAatagtaacggtgatggtaatggtaacggtgacggcaATCGTAATGGGGACGGTAACAGTAACGATGAtgataatggtaatggtaacagtgacggtaacgatgatggtaatggtaacagttGTGGCAACGGTTATggtgatggtgacggtaacgaccacggtgatggtaacggtgatagtGATAGTAATGGCGATTACGGTGATGGTCTCGGTACCGGTAATGGTAACAATAATGGTGACAGTGATGGTGACAGTGACAAAGACTGGTGACGATTACTATAACGGTAACTATAACAGTGACGGTAATTGTGATGGTAATGGTCACTGTATCGGTAACAGTCGTAGTAATGACAAGAGTAACGGTAACGCTAATGGTATCAGTGACagtaatggtgatggtgacGGTGACAGTAATGTGACAGTAACGGTCACGATCACAATAACGGTCACATTGACGGTGACAATAacggtaacgatgacggtaatagtaacagtgacggtaataataacaattatgGTAACGGTAATAATCACGGTAACAGTGATGGtcacggtgatggtaacggtgatggtgatAGTGAGGGTGGTGATAACTGTGATGGTCATGTTGACAGTGATAGTTACGGTAGCGGTCATGGTCAAGGTAACGATGACCATAACattgatggtaacggtaatggtgatggtaatcATTATGGTAACGATCACGATAACTGTAACGGTTAGAGTAACGGTACCGATGACTGTAGTAACAGAAAcaataacggtaacggtgatgctAAAAGagacggtaatggtaacagtgacggtaacggtTATGGTAACAGTTtcggtgacggtgacggtaaaGGTCACGAAAATGGTGAAGATAAAAGGATCGCGGATGGTAACAGTAACGATaacgataatggtgatggtattgataatggtgacagtaacggtaacGATGATGGTAAGTGTAACAGTGACGTTCACGGTAACAGTGACAGTAACGATAATGGCGATGATAAATATGATGGTAACTTTAACGATAACAGTGATGGTGACAGAAATGGTAACGGTAGCAGTGACGGTAAAGGTAACGATAACAGTGACGATAACGGTAACAATGATGGTAACGATGATGTTGACGATAATAGTGATGATATTAGTGACAGTAACGGTAACAATGACGATAACGGTAAGGGTGACAATAATTTTCATGATGACGGTAACGATGATGGTAATGTTGATGATAACGGTGATTGTTATGGTAACGGTGATGATTACGGTGACAGTGAtggtaacgatgacggtaacaATGATTGTAACGGTGATAGTGACAGTAACAATAACGATAACGATGACAGTAATGGTTACGATTGCGGTTACGGAAACGGTTACAATTGCGATTACGATTACAGTtatggtgacggtaatggtttCGATGACGGTAATGGTTATAGTGACGGTAACGGTTACAGTGATGGTAACACTGATAGTAATGGTTATAATAACGGTAACGATTACGATAACAGTGACAGTAACGGTTACAATAACGATTACGGTAATGGTTATCGTAACGGTTACAGTAACGGTAACACTTAcgataacggtaatggtgactaTAACAGAAATTATA contains the following coding sequences:
- the LOC132253102 gene encoding uncharacterized protein LOC132253102, with amino-acid sequence MVMIAVTVMVTFTVTIMVTILVTVTLTIMMTIIVMLIVKVTVIVTVMVTVIVTVTVIERMMVTVTVTVRVAITMTVTVMVTMTVTVTITVKVTMTVTVIVTMMVTVTTVTVTVIVTLTVTVMVTVTVTLTLTVKIKGNGDGNGNSDVDGNSNSDDNFNGNSNSDGNGNDHGHGNGNGDDNDHDYDDGNDNNDGNGNSDGNGDIDDNSDDNGNNNGNNDDGKNNGNGKGNSNSDANSNDNGDGDGDGNGYSDGNGNGNGYSNSDDNYNFHGNSHFNGYGYGNDNRNGHGDNNYNCNGDGNGYGNSYGDDDGNGHCNGDDTCIENDSSNGNGNDNDNGVGNDNSDVDGNNDGNDDSNGNSDSNGNDDVHDYENDNGDDNGNSNNNGNGDDNDNDNSDGYYDGNSNGNGNGNDNGDKNGHGHGNGEGNGNSDGYSNGDGNSHGHDNSHNNCDDNGDSNGYGDGNDKGNSNNDGNSNGNSNDDGNDNGDGNGNGNNNRNGDDNGNGNSDGYCNGNSDDNSNGNGNGNGNGKGKGNDNGDENGHGDGNGNGNGVTVTITVTATVMVMVTVMVMVMVMATIIVTIMVMVKITIMVKVTVTVTVTVTMMVTVTITVTVTVMVTVMVTVIVTMIVMETVTVR
- the LOC132253103 gene encoding uncharacterized protein LOC132253103 encodes the protein MVTITVMITIKVTVTLTVTVMVTVTVTVTVTVTVMETVMVTVAITMTVMSCSSDGNSNGHGHGNDNGYNNGDDNNNENDYGKDNANDDSNGKGDGDSNGYGNSCGDDDGDDNSIEDSNSNGNGNNNDNGVGNDNGDGNVTVMVTVTVMITIKVTVTHGDGNGNGNCHGHGDGNGDGDGGDNYDDNANDDGNGKGDGDNNGYGNSYGDGDGNRHCNGDDNSIEDSNSNGNGNNNDNGVGNNNDDGNGNGDIDSNGDSNSNDNGNGDCDGDGNGDGHGNSDGNSEGNGFGNGNGNNDGDGDSCGNGPGDGYGNGHSHGQGNCNSNGHGNYNGNGHGNCNDNGHSHGYDNNDGSGNDYSDGDRYYNGCSNDYGKSCGDSNGNNSGDRNDNSNYNGNSNGNGNNNGNSNDDNNGDGDRNGDDNSDRDNNGNDDDYGNGNGDSDGDGNGYGDGKGYDDNDTKDNINGDGDDDRNGHSHGDGNGNNSGHDHGNNDGNSDSGDKNHNHGDGYGDCNGDSNSDNDSNGEGDSYDNGYGNGNSNGNNNGDGDRNGKCKDDGDDGDNNSSSNSDGNGDCYDNGDSNNHDHNNGNSNGDDNYDCDDGNNNGNGNGSENVNGNNNGNSKGNDNSDGNGNGYSNDDDNGDENGYGNDDSDGNGDGDGNDDGSGYDDGKGDGDGNGNDDGSGYDDGKGDGNVTVMVMVTVTITLMDTVAVIVMVAIMVMVTVTMTVTITKRVIVTVTVTIMVTLR